ACTTCTTGCAAGGCGGCTTGACGAACGTCTTTGGCTTTTAAACCGTTCGGGGAAAATTCCATTTACGATCTCAGGACAAGGTCAAGAAATCGCTCAAATAGGGGCAGCATTCGCTTTTGACTTACAAAAAGATTATTGTTTGCCTTATTATCGGGATTTAGCAATAGTACTTGCCTTTGGGATGACAGCAAAAGAGATTATGCTCTCAGCTTTTGCAAAAGCTGAAGATCCTAACTCTGGTGGAAGACAAATGCCCGCTCATTTTGGAGATAAAAAAAACCGGATTGTTACGCAGAGTTCACCAGTGACGACACAATTCCCTCATGCAGCAGGGATTGGTTTAGCAGCAAAACTTGCAGGAGATCCTATTGTTTCTTACGCATCAACTGGTGAAGGCTCATCTAATCAAGGTGACTTTCACGAAGGAATTAACTTTGCAAGTGTCCATAAATTGCCAGTTGTCTTTGTTATTCATAATAATAAATATGCCATTAGTGTGCCAGCAGAAAAACAATATGCAGCAGCAAAACTATCTGACCGTGCGTTAGGATACGGCATTCCAGGTGCCCGTGTGGATGGGAAAAATCTTGCCGAAGTTTATTTAGCATTTAAAGAAGCAACTGATCGTGCAAGAAAAGGCGAAGGTCCAACGTTAATTGAAGCAGTTTCTTATCGTTTTACACCACATTCCTCTGATGATGATGATCGAAGCTACCGAACACGCGAAGAAGTAGAGGCAGAAAAGGCCAGTGATCCTCTTAAAATTTTTGAACGACAATTGCTGGATGAAGGATTTCTCACGACAGAAGATGTAGCGCAATTTGAGAAAGACATTGCGCAAGAAGTGAATGAAGCAACGGATTATGCTGAAAAAGCACCTTATCCCGAGCCTGAATCAGCGCTTCGTTTTGTTTATGAAGAAAGTGGGGAGGAATAATTCATGGCTGTTATTTCATATATTGAAGCAATTACAGAAGCGCTCCGTGAAGAGATGGAACGCGATGGAAAAGTATTTATTATCGGTGAAGATGTTGGCAAAAAAGGTGGCGTATTTAAAGCAACAGTCGGTCTTTATGATCAGTTTGGTGAAAGTCGTGTCATCGATGCCCCGCTTGCTGAATCAGCAATTGCTGGAGTTGGGATTGGTGCTGCAATGTACGGTTACCGGCCTGTTGCTGAGATGCAGTTTGCCGATTTTATCATGCCAGCTGTTAACCAAATCATCTCAGAAGCAGCTCGCATTCGCTATCGTTCAAACAATGATTGGAGCTGCCCTCTTGTGATTCGCGCTCCGTTTGGTGGTGGTGTGCATGGTGCTCTTTATCATTCACAATCTCTCGAAAAAGTATTTTTTGGTCAACCTGGCTTAAAAATTGTGATTCCAAGTAACCCTTACGATGCAAAAGGATTACTTAAGGCGGCTATTCGTGATAATGATCCTGTTTTATTTTTTGAACACAAACGGGCATATCGGCTTTTAAAAGGCGAAGTTCCAGAAACTGACTATACAGTTCCAATCGGGAAAGCAAACATTGTTCGTGAAGGGGATGACATTACTGTTATCACGTATGGTTTAGCCGTAGAATTTGCCAAGCAAGCAGCTGAAAAACTATCTAGTGAGGGGATTGAAGCTCATATCCTGGACCTTCGAACGATCTATCCACTGGACAAAGAAGCCATTATCGAAGCAGCCAAAAAAACGGGAAAAGTACTACTTGTTACTGAAGATAATTTACAAGGAAGCATTATTGGTGAAGTCAGTGCAATCATTGCTGAAAATTGTTTGTTTGATCTCGATGCACCCATTGCTCGTCTTGCTGGACCAGACTCACCAGCAATGCCATTTTCACCTATGATGGAAAAATTCTTTATGATTAATCCAGAAGAAGTTCAAAAAGCTATGCGTGAATTAGCAGAATTTTAAACATATGTACTACGTAAAGGAGTGAAAATCAGTGGCTTTAGAAAAAATAACGATGCCAAAGTTAGGTGAAAGTGTAACAGAGGGAACGATTAGTGCTTGGCTTGTGGAACCCGGCCAAAAAGTTGAAAAATACGATCCAATCGCAGAAGTATTAACAGATAAGGTAACTGCAGAAATCCCTTCATCATTTGGTGGCACAATAAAGGAAATCATTGCTAAAGAAGATGAGACACTTGAAGTTGGTGAAGTGATTTGTACCATTGAAACAAATGAAGAAACAGCTTCTCAGGCTGAAGAAGAAAAACCAGAAAAAGAAGAAAGCGTCTCTAAACCTGAAGAAAAAGCAGTCCAGCAAACTGTTTCACGAAAAGAAGCAAAACAAGAAGCTCGAGGCGCACGATTTTCACCAGCTGTTCTTCACTTGGCAAATGAAAATCAAATTGACTTAGCAAATGTTACTGGTACTGGATCAAGTGGCCGCATTACACGAAAAGATGTCTTGAAATATATGGAAGGCGGCAACCAAAAAGTAGGATCCGAAGAAAAAACAGTGCCACAAGCAAACGTTCTACCCTCGTCTTCTAAAACAACAAGTGGTGACCGTGAAATCCCTGTAAATGGTGTTAGAAAAGCAATTGCTCAACATATGGTAGCAAGTAAGCAAGAAATTCCTCACGCCTGGATGATGGTTGAAGCAGATGTAACAAATTTAGTAAAATATCGTGATCGAATGAAAGATCGCTTCAAGAAAGAAGAAGGCTATAGCTTAACTTACTTTGCATTCTTTATTAAAGCAGTTGCCCAAGCGCTTAAAGAATTCAAAGAACTAAATAGTACATGGGCAAATGACAAGATTATCGAGCATAAAAATATCAATCTATCTATTGCTGTTGCTGCAAATGACTTACTTTATGTTCCAGTCATTAAAAATGCTGATGAAAAATCAGTCAAAGGCATTGCACGTGAAATTAACGAACTTGCTAATAAAGCGCGCTCAAATAAATTAACACAAGAAGATATGGCAGGTGGGACATTTACTGTCAATAGTACCGGTTCGTTTGGTTCAGTCCAGTCTATGGGAATTATCAATCACCCGCAAGCAGCTATTTTACAAGTAGAAACGATTGTTAAACGTCCAGTTATTATTGATGACATGATTGCTGTGCGCGATATGATTAACCTGTGTTTATCAATTGATCATCGTATTTTAGATGGCTTACTTGCAGGACGCTTTTTAAGTAGAATTAAAGAAATTGTTGAAGGAATGACCGAAGAAAATACACCAATTTATTAAAAATGTTTAAAAAAACAAGGATGGGGAAATGAAATAATCACACCGAGACCTATACCCCTAAACTCCCTAAATGTTTTTGGGTAGTGCTGCTTTCAGTGCTGCTCTTTTTTTTACACAAAAAAGCCAGCGCTCTAAACAGAGTACTAGCTTTTCTAAAGATACATATTAAACTAAAAGAATATTAAGAATCCCGTCATGATACTCGATAAGACAATAGCAATTAACATTAACATAACAACAAAACGAACAAACCTTTTGTTAGACATTTGAAAAAATAGCTCCCTTCAAAATGCAATTAGTTACTTTTATTTTACCCATGTCTTAAAAAAACTTCAAGTATTTCTTAAAAAATGAAGCTAAAAATTTTTCCTTTGAAAGTAGGAATAACAATGAAAACACAAGTTAGCAACTATTTTGAAGATATGTTATCATTTTATGCACCTCCGCGGCGAGAACAAAAAATGATAGATTATATCGTTGCCTTTTGCCAAAATAAACAATTAGAAATTATAAGTCAAAATGAAGGTGGCATTCTTGTTCGCATCCCAGAAACAGCTGCAAATTATCAAACACTGTTTTTCAATGCGCATCTCGATCAAAAAGAAAATGAAGAAAAGCTAGTATTTAACTATGAAAATGGCACATATTCTGCGAGTGCTGGTTTTCTAGGAGCTGATGATAAAGCAGGCGTTGCTGCTATGCTTGCTGTTATGGATTTTCTATCGACAACAAATGAGCCTCACGGGGAAACAGAATGGCTATTTACAACACGCGAGGAAGAGGGCATGGCTGGAATAAAGATGTTTGATACAGAATTACTACATGCCCATTTTGGTTATACATTAGATGCGCCAGGGGATGTTGGTAGTTATTATCCTGAAAGTAAAACGCATATTGTTTTAGACTTTCAAGTAAGTCAAAATTTTGCTGAAAGTAATGTTTCAGCTATTAATATTGTGCGCTCCGTCATTCATCAAGTAAAGTTGCAAAAGTTACCACGTGATATTACTTTTTTGTTTGACCAGTTTGAAGGAAGCCAGGAAGCAAGTTATGAACTTGTTAAGGCGCGAACATGCCTTTTTGCACCGCGGACTTTAAGCGAACTACTTCCTTTTGTTGAGGATATTAAAGAGGCTTTTTATGCAGCAGGAACGAAATATAATGCTGATATTGAAGCTGATACACGAGTCACTTACCATGGTTACCGTATTGAGCCAAATCATCAAGTACTCCATCTTTTAAAAGCAGGTATAAAAAATAGCCATTTAACAGCGACTGAATTAAAGTTAGATGGCGGTAGCGATGCAAATGTATTGAATGAACGTGGCTTTGTGACTTGTTTGCTTTCTTGCGGTTATCAAAATGAGCATTCACATGCAGAAACGATCACAGAACAATCGCTTATTGATTTGGCAGAACTTGTAAAGCAACTGATTATCGGGGCAACAAGTGATAGGATCACAGCAACATTTTAGGCCAGAAAGTCCTGCATTTTGGTTTAGATCCGTTGCTTGAGTGGCATTTCTTTGGTATAGTAATGAATGTTGATACATTTTAGGTACTCGTTTGAAAATAAAAATTGGTTTGGAAATCAATCGTGGAAGGGAAGTTTATTGCAAATGGCAAAACAAGAAATTGGCGTAATTGGAATGGGTGTCATGGGGCGCAACTTAGCACTCAATATTGAAAGTCGCGGTCATACTGTATCCATTTTTAATCGTTCAAGTGAGAAAACAAAAATGGTCATGGAAGAGCACCAAGATAAAAAATTAGTGCCAACGTATAGTTTAGAAGAATTTGTTGCCTCACTTGAAACTCCTCGTCGTATTTTAATTATGGTTAAAGCAGGAGAAGCAACGGATATGATGATTAAAGCTGTGAAGGCTTTTCTTGATCAGGGAGATATTTTGATTGACGGTGGGAATGCTTTCTTTAAAGATACCATTCGCCGCAATAAACAGTTAAGCGATGAAGGATTTAATTTCATTGGGACAGGTGTTTCTGGGGGAGAAGAAGGCGCGCTTAAAGGCCCATCAATTATGCCTGGTGGTCAGCGAAAAGCATATGATTTAGTTGCGCCTATTTTGCGTGAAATCGCAGCTGTTGCTGACGGTGAGCCTTGTGTGACTTACATTGGTCCAGATGGTGCAGGTCATTATGTTAAAATGGTTCATAACGGAATTGAATACGGAGATATGCAGCTTATTGCTGAGGCCTATACAATTTTGCGTGATATTGTTGGGTTAAGTCATGATGAATTAGCTGAAGTATTTGCTGAATGGAATGAAGGCGAGCTAGATAGCTACTTAATCGAAATCACGAAAAATATTTTGACCGTTAAAGATGATGAAACAGGTAAGCCAATTGTTGATGTTATTTTAGATAAAGCTGGCCAAAAAGGGACAGGGAAATGGACGAGCCAAAGTGCACTTGATTTAGGCGTACCACTTTCTTTAATTACAGAATCTGTTTTTGCGCGCTTCATTTCTGCATTAAAAGATGAACGCGTGGAAGCAAGCAAGGTTCTTCATGGCCCAGATAATTATCGCTTTACAGGTGATAAGAAAGCATTTATTGAATCTGTTCGCCGCGCCCTTTATTTCAGTAAAATTGCTTCTTATGCACAAGGTTTTGCACAGATGCGAGCAGCAAGTGATGAATATAATTGGGATTTAGGATACGGTGAAATTGCTAAGATTTTCCGAGCAGGTTGTATTATACGCGCTCGCTTCTTGCAAAAGATTACAGACGCTTATAACCATGATCCAAATTTGAAGAACTTACTACTTGACCCTTATTTTAAAGATATTGCTCACAATTACCAAGCAGCACTTCGCGAAGTAACTTCAGAGGCTGTTAAAGCAGGTATTCCAGTTCCAACATTTACCGCTGCAATCAGTTACTACGATAGCTACCGTTCGCAAGTTTTACCAGCTAATCTTATTCAAGCGCAACGTGACTATTTTGGTGCACACACGTATGAACGCGTAGATAAACCAGGTGTTTTCCATACAGAATGGCCTGAAATTGAAGAATAAAAAAAGAAAGCGTATCTGAGTTTCCAGATGCGCTTTTCCTTGTTTAAAATGAAAAATTGCTAAATTTTACGGGAAAAAGTTATCATAAAGGGAAATATTAGTTGTTTTTAGCAAAAAGTTCGATACAATAGTAGTAAGCATAGCCGAAAGAGAGGTTAACAAGATGAATAGAATATTGATCGTGGAAGATGAAAAAAATCTTGCACGCTTTATTGAGCTAGAATTACAACATGAGAATTATGAAACAAGTGTGGCAAATGATGGCCGTACTGGTCTTGATTTAGCATTAAATGAAGATTGGGATGCTATTTTATTAGATTTGATGCTCCCAAATTTAAATGGTGTAGAAGTTTGTCGTCGCGTACGACAATCCAAACAAACGCCAATTATTATGATTACAGCACGTGATTCAGTCATTGATCGTGTTTCAGGATTAGATCATGGTGCAGATGATTATATCGTTAAACCTTTTGCAATTGAAGAATTACTTGCTCGCCTTCGTTCTTTGCTTCGTCGCGTTGAGAACGCTGAACATACTGCCAAACAAACGACATTAGAATATCGTGACCTTGTCGTTGAAAAAGAAAGCCGTATCGTTCGCCGAGGTGAAGAAGTGATTGATTTAACAAAACGTGAATACGAACTTTTACTGACTTTAATGGAAAATATTAATATTGTGCTGACAAGAGAAGTGTTGCTAAATAAAGTTTGGGGCTACGAGACAGAAGTAGAAACCAATGTCGTTGATGTTTATGTCCGTTATTTACGCAATAAGATTGATCATCCTGATGAAGAAAGCTACATTCAGACTGTCCGTGGCACGGGCTATGTGATGCGTACATGACCACTCCGTCCCCGTCTCCAACAAGCACCTTTTCACTTAGAAGCCGTTCGTTAAAATTTAAATGGACTTTTGGTGCAAGTGCGGCGATTTTTTTAACGTTTTTCTTATTTTCGTTTGCTATCTATCAAGGAATCAGTAAAATGTTACTTA
This DNA window, taken from Listeria sp. PSOL-1, encodes the following:
- a CDS encoding thiamine pyrophosphate-dependent dehydrogenase E1 component subunit alpha, whose protein sequence is MALKDTLLSKEKLQEMYKVALLARRLDERLWLLNRSGKIPFTISGQGQEIAQIGAAFAFDLQKDYCLPYYRDLAIVLAFGMTAKEIMLSAFAKAEDPNSGGRQMPAHFGDKKNRIVTQSSPVTTQFPHAAGIGLAAKLAGDPIVSYASTGEGSSNQGDFHEGINFASVHKLPVVFVIHNNKYAISVPAEKQYAAAKLSDRALGYGIPGARVDGKNLAEVYLAFKEATDRARKGEGPTLIEAVSYRFTPHSSDDDDRSYRTREEVEAEKASDPLKIFERQLLDEGFLTTEDVAQFEKDIAQEVNEATDYAEKAPYPEPESALRFVYEESGEE
- a CDS encoding alpha-ketoacid dehydrogenase subunit beta — encoded protein: MAVISYIEAITEALREEMERDGKVFIIGEDVGKKGGVFKATVGLYDQFGESRVIDAPLAESAIAGVGIGAAMYGYRPVAEMQFADFIMPAVNQIISEAARIRYRSNNDWSCPLVIRAPFGGGVHGALYHSQSLEKVFFGQPGLKIVIPSNPYDAKGLLKAAIRDNDPVLFFEHKRAYRLLKGEVPETDYTVPIGKANIVREGDDITVITYGLAVEFAKQAAEKLSSEGIEAHILDLRTIYPLDKEAIIEAAKKTGKVLLVTEDNLQGSIIGEVSAIIAENCLFDLDAPIARLAGPDSPAMPFSPMMEKFFMINPEEVQKAMRELAEF
- a CDS encoding dihydrolipoamide acetyltransferase family protein, which translates into the protein MALEKITMPKLGESVTEGTISAWLVEPGQKVEKYDPIAEVLTDKVTAEIPSSFGGTIKEIIAKEDETLEVGEVICTIETNEETASQAEEEKPEKEESVSKPEEKAVQQTVSRKEAKQEARGARFSPAVLHLANENQIDLANVTGTGSSGRITRKDVLKYMEGGNQKVGSEEKTVPQANVLPSSSKTTSGDREIPVNGVRKAIAQHMVASKQEIPHAWMMVEADVTNLVKYRDRMKDRFKKEEGYSLTYFAFFIKAVAQALKEFKELNSTWANDKIIEHKNINLSIAVAANDLLYVPVIKNADEKSVKGIAREINELANKARSNKLTQEDMAGGTFTVNSTGSFGSVQSMGIINHPQAAILQVETIVKRPVIIDDMIAVRDMINLCLSIDHRILDGLLAGRFLSRIKEIVEGMTEENTPIY
- the prli42 gene encoding stressosome-associated protein Prli42, producing MSNKRFVRFVVMLMLIAIVLSSIMTGFLIFF
- a CDS encoding M20/M25/M40 family metallo-hydrolase codes for the protein MKTQVSNYFEDMLSFYAPPRREQKMIDYIVAFCQNKQLEIISQNEGGILVRIPETAANYQTLFFNAHLDQKENEEKLVFNYENGTYSASAGFLGADDKAGVAAMLAVMDFLSTTNEPHGETEWLFTTREEEGMAGIKMFDTELLHAHFGYTLDAPGDVGSYYPESKTHIVLDFQVSQNFAESNVSAINIVRSVIHQVKLQKLPRDITFLFDQFEGSQEASYELVKARTCLFAPRTLSELLPFVEDIKEAFYAAGTKYNADIEADTRVTYHGYRIEPNHQVLHLLKAGIKNSHLTATELKLDGGSDANVLNERGFVTCLLSCGYQNEHSHAETITEQSLIDLAELVKQLIIGATSDRITATF
- the gndA gene encoding NADP-dependent phosphogluconate dehydrogenase, translated to MAKQEIGVIGMGVMGRNLALNIESRGHTVSIFNRSSEKTKMVMEEHQDKKLVPTYSLEEFVASLETPRRILIMVKAGEATDMMIKAVKAFLDQGDILIDGGNAFFKDTIRRNKQLSDEGFNFIGTGVSGGEEGALKGPSIMPGGQRKAYDLVAPILREIAAVADGEPCVTYIGPDGAGHYVKMVHNGIEYGDMQLIAEAYTILRDIVGLSHDELAEVFAEWNEGELDSYLIEITKNILTVKDDETGKPIVDVILDKAGQKGTGKWTSQSALDLGVPLSLITESVFARFISALKDERVEASKVLHGPDNYRFTGDKKAFIESVRRALYFSKIASYAQGFAQMRAASDEYNWDLGYGEIAKIFRAGCIIRARFLQKITDAYNHDPNLKNLLLDPYFKDIAHNYQAALREVTSEAVKAGIPVPTFTAAISYYDSYRSQVLPANLIQAQRDYFGAHTYERVDKPGVFHTEWPEIEE
- a CDS encoding response regulator transcription factor → MNRILIVEDEKNLARFIELELQHENYETSVANDGRTGLDLALNEDWDAILLDLMLPNLNGVEVCRRVRQSKQTPIIMITARDSVIDRVSGLDHGADDYIVKPFAIEELLARLRSLLRRVENAEHTAKQTTLEYRDLVVEKESRIVRRGEEVIDLTKREYELLLTLMENINIVLTREVLLNKVWGYETEVETNVVDVYVRYLRNKIDHPDEESYIQTVRGTGYVMRT